The genomic interval CTTGCGAATGGCGCATTTGGATTTTTATGTGCCACACTGATTTTTACGATATGCACACAGGCCCATCACAAAAAGCCACAAATTGGTGCCATTTTTGGCTGTGCCAGCCCAAATGTAGCCATAAACTTGTCGAGACTTACATTTACAAATCATAAAATCCCCTTCGAGCCCAAATTTTCTATTTGTTCGATCAACCATAAAATTTGCGAAGATTTCTACGCCCATTTTGATCCTTGAAAACAAGTCAAAGTGGACGAAAAGTGTCGAGGCAATTGCTCATTAGGCATGCCAAGTGCACAGTGCGCGTCATAAATCTATGGACCAGTCCGAGCAATTAGTCAAAGTATTGTGTGGTGTGGGTCACAAAAAAACAGAAGCGGCAAAAGAAAATGGCTCCGTCCTTGCAgggaaattataaaaaaaggAACGAGGAAAACTGAAGGGAAATGCTTGCAAAACCGCTTTCGTAGCAGCTTCATTAACGCACATGTGTGTGGGTAAGCGGGcttacactgaaaaaaaacaattttaaagaaaattattcagacatatataaatatttattaatacaATAACGAACTAAAGTAAATTGTGCAAAAATTGGCATATccttttacatttatttatttattgataatCCCTTTATATTAACCCTTTGCTTTCAGTGTAGTTGAGAGTGTAGAGTAGATCGGTAGCTGGGGCCATAACGTCGACTCGACTGGCAGTTTGTCGTTTAACATTTGGCAAACGTATTAAAACACCCCATCATTGCCTTAATTAAGAGCCATAAAAGCACATTTACTTATTGTTCGACTCTGTCTCGCATCCCCATCTACCCGTCTCTTTTCCGCTCTGCAGCTTTTTCCACGTCTCGTGGCACGTCTTTTTGATTATTTATCCCTGGGTTCCCTTCGGTATAATGCCCCCAATGCCACCCACTCTGCCATCCTCTTAGCGTCCATTTGTCGTGCTTAATTCATGGCTAAAGTTGGAATTAAGTGAATTTTACGTTCATTAACGTGCGAGGGTTGTGCTCTacgtgtgtgcgtgagtgggTGGTTATGGGTGGGTAAGTGGGTGGTTTTGGGAGCCATGTTTTATAGCCCGTGGGTGGAGTGGTGCGGCGTAGCGAGATGGCGCACAAATGGGCGCTATTCCAATGCTAGAATGGTGGTGGACTGTTGCTGATGGCGGACTACAGAATAGGCGGATAGGTGGAGGTTAAGCGGGCTTTTTGCGCCTCAGACAGTGTTGATAATTAGCCGAGCGTCTAATGCTGCACTAATAACGTAAATTTGTGGCACAGTCAACGGTGTGGATCGCCGGGGTTACGACCAAGGTAAAACCATGCGATCCAAAGGTGGCAAATCAATGTCTAGTTTAGCTCGCCACAAATTTGGCGGACAGTCGACTAGCGAAGCTTTGATTTATTACTGTCGCAGAAAAACCGGAAAATATATAACTTTGAATTAGTATATGACTGAATATCTGACTAGTATTTAATAAACTatagtatataaatatatatatatgattaaAAACTAACAAATAAGCATATTTAAAAGGAATACAATCCTAATTAAGTTATAAATTCCCTTTAAACGACATAAAATCTGAAAAATAGTCCGTCTTTGCCCCACTTATGACTGCAACTAATTGGACTCACACAACTTTTGACTGCCTAGTCGACACATGTGAAAATTTTGCGAGTGTCCTCGAAAACTTTCAAGTCCAGAACTATCACAACCGACTAACTAGCCCCAAAAATGTTGACCACTCTCCAACACACACAGCAAGTGGAAATCTTTGGCCGGAAACGAGTAAAATGTGCCGCAATGCTGCGAATTGCCTGTTAATTAGTCGCACTTAGAAAATAAACTGCAGTAATTAAGAGCAGAGGcagacaaataaaaaaaacgaCAGTGGAAAATTCAGCCAGGCAGGCAACGCCCCGAAAAACTAGTTGAAGTTTTTCCTTTTGCGCCCTCCTTGCCAAGCCATTTTCCTGCCCCCACTGGAGTGAGCATTTTAATTTCAACGCTAGAATTCTAATTAACAAACAAATCCGGTAGAATACACAGCAGTCGAGAGTAAAAAATCCCCCAAGGATATGGGGGCGAGGACTAGGAAAAGCGGCAGCGGAGATGACAGcaaaaaagtatgctacataAAAAAGGGAAAGAAAGGGATGGGGAGAGTTGAGAAACCGGGGAAAATGGGAAGGAAAACCCTGTGAGCCATGATCTCccaatttaatattataattgcTACAATTATCATTCTCATGCCATTTACACAGCAATTGCACAAAAACAACCAGCGAAGGAAGTCGGAAAAAGAGCAGTGAAAAGCGCCGAGGGAGGGTGGAAAGCGGATCCGGATATGTACGCCAAATTGAAGCAATTACCGGGAGTCCCCAGCCGGAAAACTCTATATAAAGCCGAGCCTAGACTCCTCCCACAAAAGTGAAGCTCTCTTTCTCGCTTGCGCAGGCGCCAAACGAATGGAGAAAGCGCAAGGGAGAAAGCAGAAAGGGAGAGAGAAAAAGAGAGATGGcttctttcaaaaaaaaatatatatgtctTAAGGGGAATTCCCCcaatggtgatgatgatgatgatggcgttGATTATAAAGAATAAAAAATCTACAAAAAAGTGAAGAAGTGAGAAgggtttttaaaatttattgccCAACCAAAGGAAAGTTATTCCGAATGAAAGGGAAAACCATTTTCCGAGGCACGCATCTCATTAAACCCATGGTCGCTATCTAAAAACCAACAAGAACATTAATTGATTGTACATCGAGGATAATTGTTAAGTTTTTGTGGGGCCCGTAGCCATTGATTACAAAATGTTTCTGCAGCtgttattattaaattaatttgtcaTCAAACAAAAGTCCCCACACACAGAAATCTGCATAAAAGCTCGCCATCCAACGACGGGCTTACAAAAACATGACACGAAAATAATCACAAATGTTGTTGATAAATCCCCCCAGACATGAGCGGGAATTTATTTGAATACGCTCCACGAAAATCGATGGCATGGGGTCATAGATTAGAAGTTCGTTCGTCATGTAAATGAGTCTTATCGCTTGGAATCGaactaattgaatttaataaataGATAAAATATGGGCCATGATGATCGCACTTTTGGGAGGTAATGAACTAAAAGTCTACCCTGTAAATATAATGATCGATATTAATATAAGAAGTACTTGGTTGGTATAGTAAAGTTGATGGGCTTACACCTTTTGTAGATTAGATTCCCTTTATTctctttaaattgaaactatGTTAGAGCAATTGTAGTAAAAGTCAGTAGTTAATTTGGTGTTTTTTGTAAGTACTCACTTACCTTTTTTTAATGCAATAAAAGAAACTTACGAACTTTTCCCAGATAGCTTATACCTTAGTTACTCCTTTAATATCCCTTACAATTATGGGGCATTAAGTGTGACAGTTTTACCCCACTTGTCCGGAATTCCGACAGCTGGCCACTCAACCACCCACCATGTCGTATGTTCCAACAAACACTCCCCAAATTGGAGccatacaaaaaataaaatgtggGATCATCAAAAGTACAAAGTACAGTTAAGCAATAATCAATTGCTAAGCAATTGCTGCCAtcgttttgttgttgctcagCGATTCGGAGTTGTTACTTgatttgttgctgccgctgttgtagCTCTAGTCATTGGGTTTTCAACAGAAGTCAACACCAGAAAAGATAAAAGACAACAGCAGCATTGCAATGTGTAATTATCGTTGTCACTAATTAAAGTGGGATGActaaaaaggaaaacagagGCGAACCACACAATTTCGAGTCTTATCATCATCTTTGGCCAGGGGATTTTCAAGACACCGACTCGACGGAAAGCCAGAGCAGACAACCTGGCGAAGTGTTTAATAAATCCTAATCAGATGAAATAATTGCTTTATTTTCTTAGTGAGATAAGTTATTAACCAGTTTGGGTGTTGATAAATGGAAAAGTTATTAAGTGTCTAAAGCAAATAGGTTTTTTGAAATAGCAActgaaaataatttgtttgtctgtatagtatatatatttaaatttatcaaaTAACTTATTCAATCAGTTTGCAgatatttcaaatattcaaatattttaagttTAGGTGCCAAAGTTACATAAATCGAATATAAAATCGATTAAAAATACCAAACAGCACAGTCGATTATCGATACATTAACATACAAGAACTCGATATATCGATACCACCTACGGTTTTTGCATCgcagttattattattattgttttacaACAAAATGCGGAGCCAGCGGTTTCTATTCGTGGCCATTTTGGCCTGTTTTCTGGTGACTATCAAATCCACGCCCCTCAGGTGAGTGCAAACAGTGCAAACTAAAATTCTATTGGAATCATTTCTGGATTTTTCCTAACCAACAAACTTTATATTTCGGTAATCCGGGATATATATTCAAGTTCAAGGTTGACCCAGTAATCCACTTTTTGCCTAACAATAAACAAAGACAGCGGCCAAATGAAGCGAATTACTCATGGTTTCATATTACCCATTGCAGCGACATATCGGATTCGAATGAATCGACTTCGGTGGATGAGAAGACACAGAAACGTCCAGACGATGACAGTGAATTCGATGGTTTCCCCTTTCGGGAAGATGATGATTCCCTGCAGGACTCGTCAAGGGAGATGTCTGTGCAGGATCACAACTGGGATGTGCTGATTTTCACGCAACAATGGCCGGTGACCACTTGCTATCATTGGCGCGAGGAAAATCCCGACCAGGAGTGCAGTCTGCCCCAGAAAAAGGAGTTCTGGACTATTCACGGCATCTGGCCAACGAAACTGCACCAAATGGGACCCAATTTCTGCAATAACTCGGCCAACTTTGATCCAGACAAACTGAATCCCATTGAGGATCGACTGGAGACCTTTTGGCCGGATCTCAAGGGTATGGACTCCACGGAGTGGCTTTGGAAACACGAATGGCAGAAGCACGGAACATGCGCCATGCTGGTGGAGGAACTGGACAACGAACTCAAGTACTTCGAGCAGGGACTCACTTGGCGTGAGGAGTACATCATGTCGCGCATCCTAGACGCCTCTGACATCCATCCCGATTCCAACAACACGGTGGCGGCCATCAATAATGCGATAGTCAAGGCACTGGGCAAGAATCCGTCCATTCACTGCCTGTACGATGGCAAACACGGCATCAGTTATCTATCGGAGATTCGCATTTGCTTCAGCAAATCCCTGGAGCTCATCGACTGCGATGGTATCAAACAGGGTGATGCCGTGCCCGTTGGTGTTCCTGGTGGCACTATCATTACCAACTGCCACATCGGTAGCCTCGTGCACTATCCCAGCCTGGTGCCACCGCTACAAAGGAAAAGCCATTGGAAGTTACCGCTCGTGAACGTCTACAAGTTGCTGCAATTCCTCATGTGGTTCACCTTGTAAACAGGTCGTTGTGCAATCCAAGCTGGGAAGTATTTTGAGGCGCGCCTTAGGAGGACTCATCGTTAACTCCAATATTATTTGATACTTCCACTGATGGTGTGCTGGAGATTCGGAGCTTAACAATCATAAACGAACTAAGACACTCGTTTTTAAATAGCTGCAAAACTagtaaattataaaaaaagatgtcatattttatattatatacttAAAAGGATTTAccaatttatacatttattgtTTGGTTATCCATCCACAATTCGATAGGATTATTTATATTGTACAAAATTCTAAACATCGTACGATGTTAATCAATCTGTATTTGATTTCACACTTATTAGTTTGTAGGCTCTCCTTTGTTGACATaaactttgttttgtttctatTTAAAGCTTATAAGCATGTAGTCCCCTTAAAAGACACTCATTGTGAATATATTTGTATTCCAAACTCATAGATACTATTTCTGTGACTATTAACTCATGTAAACTTCGTTTTTAACGATTGCCTAATTGTTCTATTGAATTTGAGTTTAATACGCTGCATAAAACTGACCAAGCTGTCCAATCATACTGTATCTCTTTCTAGTTACTAAGATCACATTTGTTTGATTAAAACACATCGAATTGATATTTTGGAATATTGCATtgatataattaaatttagcATAACAGGTTATTGCATAGTTTGATAGCTAATGACTGTCGTCAAACAGATTACTGTAAAGGAATTGTGTTATTCTATTGCTGCTGCGTGGAGTTCCCATTATAAGTTGCCTTGTCCTTATCGTTGTCATCCTTCTTCGTATCCTGCAGTCTTCGAATGTTCGAGTCCCCATATTTTGGCGGCTGATAGCCACCGGGTCGCTGTTGGAATTGCTGGGACTTCGAGGCGGAAGCTTGGCTGGTGTTATGAGCCGGCGGAGTATTTCCCGGTCCCGGTTGATTTTGTGGAGTGGGCCGCTCAGCTGACCCGCCTGTCTGTTCTGTTGAAGCGCCATCGTATTCATAGCCCGGAGCTGGTGTCGGTCGCAGGGAGAACATATCCATGTTGCGACGGGCAGCACTAAACCATCAAGAGATTGGTATCAGAACATGAAAAATAAGTGAAGAGGCAGTACTCACGCATCGCCCTGGTGAACTTCCAGGCCGGCCTGTTGCCCTGGCCACCGGAAGCTGGCCATGAACACGCTCAGCCTCTGGGTGAGCGGTCGGAGGCCCATCTTGTTTATGTAGTCGAAAGCCTTGGCCGCCGGTGTGAGCAAAGCCCAAATTACGGTTCCCAGCATGGTCATCAGGGAGCCACCGCTTCGAACCACACGATTCACTTGCTCCTTGGTCAGCACCAGAACCACCGCATTGGGCACTAGATTTAGCTCGCTCAGGGTCTTGACCTCGTCCTCCGTTTGAAACTCCCTTCGTGGGTAACTGGCAGCCAGGGTAAAGTCACGCACATCGCTCGCCGCCAGCATCTCGTTTCGCACGTAGACACGTACGGTGGCCAGCACCTCGCCGACTGGAAAGGATTTGGTGCGCTGAATGCCACCGGGTAGTCTGATCTGCAGCCTCGTCTCGTCCACCGAACTCACCGAGGCGTCTGTTGTGATCACGTTGGAGGCAGCGGTGGCCGCCACCGAATTGTTCGTGCTGCTAATGTCCGACGTATTAAAACGTTGTGCCTGCTCTGCCCGATCGGCGGCAATCTGGGCACGAATGCGCTCCCTGGCCGCGAGCTCCTCCTGACGCTCACGTTTAATCTGTTCCTAAAGGATTGATACAAACTTGTAGAACCACTAATttcttctatatatatatactttaagTTATTTACCTGCATGTTCTTGAGCTCCTGCTCCTTGGTTCTTGCCTGATGGCTCTGTGCCTCTCTTCCGTCCCTGCGTCGTCTCAGCTCGTTCTCCTTCTCCCTACGTTTCTCCTCCTCCACACGCTCCTTTCTCTTCTGCTCCAGAATGTTCCTGACTTCGGCCAACTTTTCCTCGGATTCGGTGTTGCCCTGGGCTTCGAGCGGTCGTTTGTTTGAAACTGGGACAGCAGGTGTCATTAGCGGCACAGCTGGTATAAGATTATTGGTGGCAAAGTTCCGAGCAGCTGCCCCGGATGTGGAAGCTGAACCCTCCACTTTGCTGGCTGCTGCTCTCTTTTCGGCCGCCAAGGCGGTGGGAGAAGCAGCCTCTGCCTCTGATCCTGATTTTCCTTCCAAACTGGAGGTTGATACAGCAGCGGGTATAGATGCCAAGCTGGCAGGAGAATTTGGCGGATTCGTCTTGGCCTCCTCCACACCTCCAGTTGGCGAGTTTGAAACTGAGGTGGTTTCAGGATCTCTAAAGTTTTCTGATGCTgaaaaatgttgaattttttgtaaattccTTGTTCAATCAAAGGTTATTTCAAACCAATATGGAATCTATTGCGAGTTAGAAATCACACCGATTTCTAAAATGGACCTTTGCCTACCTGTTTGAACTACTTGGGATTCAGCAGTGCTGCTTGAGTCATCTGCTCCGGCGAAGCTCCTGACTGCATCGGGGTCCAGTGTCTTCGCACATGAAGAGTTGCTGTCGGATGCCACCGGCTCGGTACGTTTTCCCGCCAGGATCAGAACTTTATCGATCTTTTCCGTCAGTTCATCTACACTGGCCGTAACCCCAGTGGCTATCCCCAGAGGTGTACCCGTTTTGCCAATAAAGAAGAGCGAAGGAATTGGCACGACTTTGTctagaaataaaaaaaaaaaaaacatcagAGAGTTTGAATCTGGATTGCAAGCCAGAATGGTACCCACATAACGACATGAACTGTCCGTAGGCGGAGCTATTTCCCTGGACTTTGATGGCGACAAAATCGGAGGTTTCCAGGCGGGAGCGCACCTGACTGTCATCCACGAAGCGCTCCAGTTTTCGGGTCATTTCGTCCTGGCCTGAAAATCAGGTGAAATTTCACAAGAATGACGTGGTGAAATT from Drosophila mauritiana strain mau12 chromosome 3L, ASM438214v1, whole genome shotgun sequence carries:
- the LOC117139825 gene encoding ribonuclease Oy, with translation MRSQRFLFVAILACFLVTIKSTPLSDISDSNESTSVDEKTQKRPDDDSEFDGFPFREDDDSLQDSSREMSVQDHNWDVLIFTQQWPVTTCYHWREENPDQECSLPQKKEFWTIHGIWPTKLHQMGPNFCNNSANFDPDKLNPIEDRLETFWPDLKGMDSTEWLWKHEWQKHGTCAMLVEELDNELKYFEQGLTWREEYIMSRILDASDIHPDSNNTVAAINNAIVKALGKNPSIHCLYDGKHGISYLSEIRICFSKSLELIDCDGIKQGDAVPVGVPGGTIITNCHIGSLVHYPSLVPPLQRKSHWKLPLVNVYKLLQFLMWFTL
- the LOC117139824 gene encoding UBX domain-containing protein 4: MNWHKGNIAEAVAESKVKGAVFVVFIEGQDEMTRKLERFVDDSQVRSRLETSDFVAIKVQGNSSAYGQFMSLYKVVPIPSLFFIGKTGTPLGIATGVTASVDELTEKIDKVLILAGKRTEPVASDSNSSCAKTLDPDAVRSFAGADDSSSTAESQVVQTASENFRDPETTSVSNSPTGGVEEAKTNPPNSPASLASIPAAVSTSSLEGKSGSEAEAASPTALAAEKRAAASKVEGSASTSGAAARNFATNNLIPAVPLMTPAVPVSNKRPLEAQGNTESEEKLAEVRNILEQKRKERVEEEKRREKENELRRRRDGREAQSHQARTKEQELKNMQEQIKRERQEELAARERIRAQIAADRAEQAQRFNTSDISSTNNSVAATAASNVITTDASVSSVDETRLQIRLPGGIQRTKSFPVGEVLATVRVYVRNEMLAASDVRDFTLAASYPRREFQTEDEVKTLSELNLVPNAVVLVLTKEQVNRVVRSGGSLMTMLGTVIWALLTPAAKAFDYINKMGLRPLTQRLSVFMASFRWPGQQAGLEVHQGDAAARRNMDMFSLRPTPAPGYEYDGASTEQTGGSAERPTPQNQPGPGNTPPAHNTSQASASKSQQFQQRPGGYQPPKYGDSNIRRLQDTKKDDNDKDKATYNGNSTQQQ